In the Halobacteriovorax sp. DA5 genome, AACACCTTCAAGTGTGAAGAGCCCTAATCGAATCGTTGAATCATTAAATATTAATTCGTTAAAATTGCACCACTGCGGAAGCACTGCAATTCCAAATATTGTCGCAAAACCAATACTTGATATCGTTGGTGAGATTTCTTGTTTAGAAGAGTTAGATAAAAAGAAAGATTTACTTGAGAAGCTCGGTTACGAATATAAAGGTGAATATGGGATCGAAGGTAGGAGATACTCTGTTCTCTATAACTTCGAAAAGACAAAAGGGTTTTGTCATCTTCACATCTTTGAATCAGGTAGTAAGGAACTTAAAGACCATATTATTTTCAAAGATTATCTTATTTCCAATCCAAGTGCAGCATTGAGATATGAAGAGCTTAAAAAATCTTTGGATATACCAAGAAGTGAATACTCAAATGCAAAAACAGAAATTATCTCAGAGCTATTAAAAGAGGCATATAAAGAAAGGAGTTCTCTTTATGAAGACAAAAGAATTATATAACCCATTGGTGGGGTTTCTTATTGGCGAGTGGGATAATGTTAGCTTTGAAATTTCAAATGGAAAAGAAGTCAAAAGAGAAGTTTATCCTGAAACGATGGTTGGTAAGAGTGAGCATGTCATTACAATCACGGCGCATGGGTTTAGAGACGGAAAAGATTTAACTAAGGATATGTGCCTAGAAGTTAAAGGTGAAAAAGTTATCATGTCACAAGGACCTTTCAGAGCAGAGGGGATTGTTAAGGGGAATGTATATTATCTAGAGGGGAAGTATGAGGAGATGATTTTTAAGTTTAGGCTTTATACTATGGGAGATAAGTATGTTTTTCATAGGGAAACATGGATAAATGGAAATATTCAAAAAATGGATATGTCTTATCTTGTAAGAAAGAAGTAGTATGAAATTTTATGAAGCACAAGACTATCAAGATAAAGTGAATGAAATTTTTAAGGACTTAGAGTCTGAGCTATCTCAACATCTTGTTAATGTTCGAATCATTCATATTGGAGCATCATCAATCCCTGGTGCTGTCTCTAAAGGAGACTTAGATGTTTTTGTTGGTGTGGATAAGAAAGACTTCGAATCAAGTTTAGTAACAATTAAGAACCTTGGCTACGTTGAGAAAGAGGGCACTTTAAGAACTCCTCAGCTTTGCATGCTGATTACAGAAAAATATAATCATGATGTAGCAATCCAGTTAGTTGAGAATGGAAGTGAATTTGAAGACTTTTTGAAATTTAAAAAATTATTGTCTACCAAACCTTCTCTCGTTGAAGAGTATAATGAGCTCAAACGAAGTTCTTCTCATCTTAATGAAGATGAATATAGAAGCAAAAAATCGAAATGGGTTGAAAGTCTATTGAAAAGCCTCATGATGGAATAAAAAGAATCAAAGGCCCTATTTATAGAATATGCATTCCAGGTGCTCTTCCTTTACGTACGGCAAGTGAAAAGTACCTGGAACAAAAGATTAGGCCAATGTTATTTTAATCTTCTTCATTCGGCCTTCACCAATTGAGACTGTTTTAACTTCTTTATGCTTATCAAGGTGTTGATGAACAAGTCTGCGATCTGATGCGTTTAATGCTTTTAGTGTTACTGGCTCGCGAGAGTCTAGAACTTTAGCTGTCTCACGCTCAACCATCTTAATAAGACTGTCTTCCTGACTCTTTACACCCTTACACTTGAAATTTAGTCTAACTTCTCTAGGAACTTCAACACTGTTGTAAAGGTGAAGTCTTGTCAGGTGCTCAAGAGCTTGGAGTAGTTCATTATTATCTCTTGTTAATATTTTCTCATCTGCTCCAGAAAAGAAGATCTTAATATCCTTTCCATTAAATGAGAACTTTGCAAATAGCTTCAAGTTTGCCTTTTTAATAAGATTAATTAGAAATGGCATCACGATTTTTTTATACGTTGGCCTAAGGCTATAAGTGAACTTTGTAAGCCTCTTTCCAAATAAGAAGAACTTCTTGCGTCCCTGTGTCGATTCATCAAGGCTTAGTTGTGAATCATACTTTATCTTAAAGAATGCAAGAGCGGCTGCCTTCGCACTTTCTTGAGAGTCTGCTTGAATCGTAAACGTTGGTGTATTTGGTTTCTTTTCTATTTTTACAACTGGCTTACTTATTGATTGATCATTAACAGTTGTTTTCTTCTCTCTTTCTGGAGTTTTCTTCTTAGTATTATTTTGGGCTTTTTTGCGTAGAGGTTTCTTGCGCTGATCTTTTTGCTCTTGTGTTAATGGTTTGCCAGTTGTTCTATCGACAACTTTAAAAGTTTTGCGGTCAATGAATGGCTTCTTTGAAAGATTTTTCGATATATCTTCTGGGCCAACGTCTAACTTTGGAATTTTATCACCAATAAAATCTTGAATAGGATCTAGGTATTCACAGTCATCAAATGAACAAAAGCTTATTGCTTCTCCTTCGCAGCCTGCACGACCTGTTCGACCAATTCGGTGAACATAATTTGCGGCATCTTGTGGAAGATCGTAATTGATAACAAGATTAACATCTTTTATGTCGAGACCTCTTGCTGCAACATCTGTACAAACAAGGATTGTCGTCTCTTTCGATTTAAAGTCTTTGATAAGCTTTGTTCTCTTAACTTGAGAAAGGCCACCTGAAATTGCCTTTGCTTTGAAATCCATTGCGATCAGCCATTCAGCAACTAAATGTGTTTGAAATTTAGTATTACAGAAGACTAGGGCGTATGCATCTTCATGATTTCGTATGAGGTTGACAAGAAGTCCCATCTTCTCATTTTCATTAATCATCGCTAGCTTATGATCGATGTGATCAACAACCATATTGTCTTCATTTAGCTTGATCTCAATTGGAGTTGAGTTGAACTTGTAGGCCGTATTTAGAACTGCCATATTAGTCGTGGCCGATACCATGATTAATTGTCTATCATCTGGCATTTGGCCAAGTGTGTATTCAATATCTCTTTGGAAGCCCATATCAAATAATCGATCAGCTTCATCAAATACGATTCCGTAAGTGCGATCAATGAGGACGGCTTTTTGCTTAAGTAGGTCTACTAAACGTCCTGGGGTTGCAATAATGATATGAGCACCCTTCTTTATTTGCTCTTTTTGCTTTTCGAGGCTTTCACCACCAATAACGCAAACTGTTTTAATTCCAGAGTCACTACCTAGATCTTTAAAGACCTTTGCAGTTTGTTGCGCTAGCTCTCTTGTCGGAGAAAGGACAACGTAATGAACCTCATCAACTTCCACGAGGTCATCATGAATGATATGTTCGATGATCGGGATTGCAAATGATGCAGTCTTTCCAGAGCCTGTTTCAGCAAGAGCAAGTATGTCTTTACCTTCTAAAATTGGATCTATTGTTAGTTCTTGGATGGCGCTTGCTGTTGTGAATCCACATTTTTTGATGGATTCAAGGAGGCCTGCGCTTAAATTAAAGTCTTCAAATGGTATATTATTTGTCATAGCAATCAATATACGTTAAACGACGCACTAATCTAAGTAATTTCTTAAATTTAATTGTATTTACTGCGTTTAAGTGCATTTTTGCCTTTTTATAGCGAATTATATCTAACTATAATTAACTTATGAAGAAAATTCTCTTTTTAGGACTTGGACATTTAGGACAGCACTTTCTTTCCCAAAATAAAATACACGAAGTTATTGGGACAAGAAGAAAGTCAGATGAATTAGAAACTAACCTCATCGAATTCTCTTTAGGTGAGAGCTGGAAAGCTTCAAAGGACTTTGATGTTATTATCATTTCATTTCCACCTGTCGAAGAATACTCTCTTAAACTTCAAAAACTATTAGATGATTTAGGGCCATTAAATAAAGTTATTTTTATTAGTTCGACTTCGGTTTTCGGCACAGGCCAGATAAATGAAGATAGTATGAAAGTTGGTCATACAAGAAATGCTAAAGAGCTTATTGAGTGCGAAAAATTGATATCACAGTTGAATGATTATGTAATTGTCAGGCCAGGTGGCCTTATTGATAGTAAACGCCATCCAAAGTTCTTTTCTAAGAAAATGTCAAAGCTATCAAAGTCAAAAACTAATGTTAATCTAGTTCACACAAGTGATGTTGCTGCATTTTTACACTACGCAATTGGTCACAATATTAGTAATGAAGATTTTAATCTGGTTTGCGATGATCATCCTACTAAAGAGGAATTCTATCGTAGCTTTAATTCGA is a window encoding:
- a CDS encoding GrpB family protein, giving the protein TPSSVKSPNRIVESLNINSLKLHHCGSTAIPNIVAKPILDIVGEISCLEELDKKKDLLEKLGYEYKGEYGIEGRRYSVLYNFEKTKGFCHLHIFESGSKELKDHIIFKDYLISNPSAALRYEELKKSLDIPRSEYSNAKTEIISELLKEAYKERSSLYEDKRII
- a CDS encoding GrpB family protein, producing the protein MKFYEAQDYQDKVNEIFKDLESELSQHLVNVRIIHIGASSIPGAVSKGDLDVFVGVDKKDFESSLVTIKNLGYVEKEGTLRTPQLCMLITEKYNHDVAIQLVENGSEFEDFLKFKKLLSTKPSLVEEYNELKRSSSHLNEDEYRSKKSKWVESLLKSLMME
- a CDS encoding DEAD/DEAH box helicase, producing MTNNIPFEDFNLSAGLLESIKKCGFTTASAIQELTIDPILEGKDILALAETGSGKTASFAIPIIEHIIHDDLVEVDEVHYVVLSPTRELAQQTAKVFKDLGSDSGIKTVCVIGGESLEKQKEQIKKGAHIIIATPGRLVDLLKQKAVLIDRTYGIVFDEADRLFDMGFQRDIEYTLGQMPDDRQLIMVSATTNMAVLNTAYKFNSTPIEIKLNEDNMVVDHIDHKLAMINENEKMGLLVNLIRNHEDAYALVFCNTKFQTHLVAEWLIAMDFKAKAISGGLSQVKRTKLIKDFKSKETTILVCTDVAARGLDIKDVNLVINYDLPQDAANYVHRIGRTGRAGCEGEAISFCSFDDCEYLDPIQDFIGDKIPKLDVGPEDISKNLSKKPFIDRKTFKVVDRTTGKPLTQEQKDQRKKPLRKKAQNNTKKKTPEREKKTTVNDQSISKPVVKIEKKPNTPTFTIQADSQESAKAAALAFFKIKYDSQLSLDESTQGRKKFFLFGKRLTKFTYSLRPTYKKIVMPFLINLIKKANLKLFAKFSFNGKDIKIFFSGADEKILTRDNNELLQALEHLTRLHLYNSVEVPREVRLNFKCKGVKSQEDSLIKMVERETAKVLDSREPVTLKALNASDRRLVHQHLDKHKEVKTVSIGEGRMKKIKITLA